One Rosa chinensis cultivar Old Blush chromosome 5, RchiOBHm-V2, whole genome shotgun sequence genomic region harbors:
- the LOC112166229 gene encoding LOW QUALITY PROTEIN: probable bifunctional methylthioribulose-1-phosphate dehydratase/enolase-phosphatase E1 1 (The sequence of the model RefSeq protein was modified relative to this genomic sequence to represent the inferred CDS: inserted 1 base in 1 codon), giving the protein MAAVALNGVKLGTTSQAYLESQPVNDTKVLISDLCRQFYNLGWVSGTGGSITIKVHDESVPKPQQLVIMSPSGVQKERMLPEDMYVLSPTGSVLSSPSPKPYPNKPPKCSDCGPLFMKNVGKRRLISRRKRSWNLNCKAYEMCNAGAVIHSHGIESCLVTMINPLSKEFRITHMEMIKGIKGHGYYDELVVPIIENTAYEYELTESLAKAIEAYPKATAVLVRNHGIYVWGDSWISAKTQAECYHYLFDAAIKLNQLGLDWSTPLHGPIHLGSRKHRDISMKAGTVDSDNKYEPARRCIVLDIEGTTTPISFVTDVLFPYARDNVGRHLSATYDDAETKDDIKLLRSQVQDDLEKGVVGAVPIPSDEAGKEEVVGALVANVESMIKADRKITALKQLQGHIWRTGFEKNELKGVVFEDVPEALMKWHDQGIKVYIYSSGSRLAQRLLFGYSNYGDLRKYLSGXFDTTVGNKKETRSYAEIAESVGVDRPSEVLFVTDVFQEAVAAKAAGLEVIVSIRPGNGPLPDSHGFKTINSFSEI; this is encoded by the exons ATGGCAGCAGTGGCACTGAACGGAGTGAAACTCGGGACGACGTCGCAGGCTTACTTGGAAAGCCAACCAGTCAACGACACCAAGGTTCTGATATCCGACCTGTGCCGCCAGTTCTACAACCTCGGATGGGTGTCGGGGACCGGTGGAAGCATCACAATCAAAGTCCACGATGAGTCTGTTCCTAAGCCTCAGCAACTCGTCATCATGTCTCCCTCTG GCGTTCAGAAGGAGAGAATGTTACCAGAGGACATGTATGTGTTATCTCCCACTGGGTCTGTCTTGAGTTCTCCGTCTCCAAAGCCCTATCCTAACAAGCCTCCCAAGTGTTCTGACTGTGGTCCACTCTTTATGAAG AATGTAGGCAAGAGGCGATTGATTTCGCGGCGAAAAAGGTCATGGAATCTCAATTGCAAG GCATATGAGATGTGCAATGCGGGAGCTGTTATTCATAGTCATGGCATAGAATCTTGTCTTGTAACCATGATCAACCCATTATCCAAAGAATTTCGA ATTACTCATATGGAGATGATAAAAGGAATCAAAGGGCATGGTTATTATGATGAACTTGTGGTCCCGATAATAGAGAATACCGCCTATGAGTATGAGCTCACCGAGTCCCTTGCCAAAGCT ATTGAAGCATACCCCAAAGCAACAGCTGTGCTTGTTCGTAACCATGGCATCTATGTATGGGGAGACTCTTGGATCAGTGCTAAGACTCAG GCCGAATGTTATCACTATCTCTTTGATGCTGCTATCAAACTGAACCAGTTGGGTTTGGATTGGTCTACTCCACTCCATGGTCCTATACATTTAGGAAGTCGTAAGCACAGAGATATATCTATGAAGGCAGGGACTGTGGATTCAGATAACAAATATGAGCCAGCAAGG CGATGCATTGTTCTTGACATTGAGGGAACTACTACTCCCATATCATTTGTGACTGATGTTCTCTTTCCATATGCTCGCGATAATGTGGGGAGGCATTTGTCTGCAACATACGATGATGCAGAAACAAAGGATGACATAAAATTGTTGCGGTCCCAG GTTCAAGATGACCTGGAAAAAGGCGTTGTTGGTGCTGTTCCCATCCCCTCTGACGAAGCTGGGAAAGAGGAGGTTGTTGGAGCTTTGGTTGCTAATGTTGAATCAATGATAAAGGCTGATCGAAAGATCACTGCATTGAAACAATTGCAA GGTCATATATGGCGAACTGGATTTGAAAAGAACGAATTAAAGGGTGTAGTGTTTGAGGATGTACCAGAAGCTCTGATGAAATGGCATGATCAGGGCATAAAG GTGTACATATACTCCAGCGGTAGCAGGTTGGCTCAAAGGCTTTTATTTGGCTACTCAAACTATGGGGACCTGAGAAAATATTTGTCTG TTTTTGACACCACAGTGGG GAACAAAAAAGAAACCAGAAGTTATGCTGAAATCgcagaatctgttggagttgataGGCCATCAGAGGTCTTGTTTGTGACGGACGTTTTTCAAGAAGCTGTAGCTGCAAAAGCGGCAG GATTGGAAGTGATTGTTTCTATCAGACCAGGAAATGGGCCTCTTCCAGACTCGCATGGATTTAAGACAATCAATTCTTTCTCAGAGATCTGA
- the LOC112166519 gene encoding VQ motif-containing protein 4 — protein sequence MEYTSRPQEQTRDHHHHHHQKPPASYSPLNSPTSNGSSNNNNNSGVPTPTTPKLTPRSDSNPYATTFVQADSSNFKHVVQMLTGSSETTTKQTNKHTQESSSSPLSSKNFTIPPVKTAPKKQQGFKLYERRSQNLKNSLMINTLMPNFAHHRSQASSGFSPRHPAEILSPSLLDFPSLTLSPVTPLNDDHFDKSASSPLGNSSSEEDRAIAEKGFYLHPSPRTSTSTPREPEPRLLPLFPVTSPRVSGSSS from the coding sequence ATGGAGTACACATCAAGGCCTCAGGAACAAACCcgagatcatcatcatcatcatcatcagaagcCGCCTGCTTCATATTCTCCTCTAAACTCCCCCACCAGCAAtggcagcagcaacaacaacaacaactccgGAGTTCCAACTCCAACAACTCCAAAGCTGACTCCCAGATCTGACTCCAACCCTTACGCCACTACCTTCGTCCAGGCCGACTCCTCCAACTTCAAGCACGTAGTCCAAATGCTCACCGGCTCATCGGAGACCACAACGAAGCAAACTAACAAGCACACACAGGAGTCATCGTCGTCCCCACTGTCGTCCAAGAACTTCACCATCCCTCCGGTGAAGACCGCGCCGAAGAAGCAGCAGGGCTTCAAGCTCTACGAGAGGAGGAGCCAGAACCTCAAGAACAGCCTGATGATCAATACCCTGATGCCCAATTTTGCCCACCACCGGAGCCAAGCCTCTTCTGGGTTCTCGCCGCGTCACCCGGCCGAGATCTTGTCGCCGAGTCTGCTCGACTTTCCGTCGCTGACGCTGAGCCCGGTAACCCCATTGAACGACGACCATTTTGACAAGTCGGCGTCGTCGCCGTTGGGGAACTCGTCGTCGGAGGAGGATCGGGCTATAGCCGAGAAGGGTTTTTACTTGCACCCGTCTCCGAGAACGAGCACCAGTACTCCCAGAGAGCCAGAGCCCCGGCTTTTGCCATTGTTTCCTGTCACTTCGCCGAGAGTTTCAGGGTCGTCTTCTTGA